In the Oncorhynchus nerka isolate Pitt River linkage group LG2, Oner_Uvic_2.0, whole genome shotgun sequence genome, one interval contains:
- the LOC115135313 gene encoding dynactin subunit 2-like isoform X1, whose product MADPKYANLPGIASNEPDVYETSELPEDDQAQFESEELCSDSVERIVVNPNAAYDKFKDKRVSTKGIDFSDCISKNKRVGYESGEYEILAEGCGVKETPQQKYQRLVNEIQELSHEVETIQATTKDSSAEECLTPVVLAQQAAQLKQQLVSAHLDTLLGPQAYINLADPDRALAKRLLTQLEAARSSRRSIGEGKASAASKAPGGVVLYELHSRPEQEKFTDAAKMAELEKRLAELETAVGSGSDKQGPLSARVQGGSLMDTMELLQARVSALDSATLDQIEARLQSVLGKMNEIAKHKAAIEDADTQNKVSQLYDVVQKWDAMATSLPQVVQRLMAVKELHEEAMQFGQLLTHLDTTQQMINNSLKDNGTLLSQVQTTMKENLLSVEENFTALDQRMKKFNK is encoded by the exons GCGTCCAACGAGCCAGATGTATATGAGACCAGCGAGCTGCCAGAAGATGACCAGGCACAGTTTGAGTCG GAAGAGCTGTGCAGTGACAGTGTGGAGAGGATCGTGGTCAACCCTAATGCAGCTTACGACAAGTTCAAGGACAAACGCGTCAGTACTAAAGGAATCG ACTTCTCAGACTGTATCAGTAAGAACAAAAGAGTGGGCTATGAGTCTGGAGAATATGAGATC TTGGCGGAGGGCTGTGGGGTGAAGGAAACCCCCCAGCAGAAGTACCAGCGGCTGGTCAATGAGATCCAGGAGCTCAGTCATGAGGTGGAAACCATCCAG GCGACCACAAAGGATAGCAGTGCAGAGGAGTGTCTGACCCCAGTAGTCCTAGCCCAGCAAGCTGCCCAGCTCAAACAGCAGCTGGTCTCTGCCCACCTGGACACTCTGCTGGGACCACAGGCATATATCAACCTAGCTGACCCAGACAGAGCACTGGCCAA GCGTCTGCTAACCCAGCTGGAGGCAGCGAGGAGCAGTAGGAGGAGTATAGGGGAGGGGAAGGCCTCAGCAGCATCTAAAGCTCCCGGTGGTGTGGTGCTCTATGAGCTGCACAGCAGGCCAGAGCAGGAGAAGTTCACAGACGCTGCCAAG ATGGCAGAGCTGGAGAAGCGGCTTGCAGAGCTGGAGACTGCTGTGGGCTCTGGATCAGACAAACAGGGTCCTCTGAGTGCTAGGGTGCAGGGAGGCAGTCTCATG GACACCATGGAGCTGTTGCAGGCGCGGGTCAGTGCTCTGGACTCAGCCACTCTGGACCAGATAGAGGCCAGACTGCAG AGTGTCCTGGGGAAGATGAATGAGATTGCAAAGCACAAGGCAGCCATCGAAGATGCTGATACACAAAACAAG GTGTCTCAGCTGTATGACGTGGTGCAGAAGTGGGACGCCATGGCAACCTCTCTGCCTCAGGTGGTGCAGAGGCTCATGGCTGTCAAAGAGTTGCATGAAGAAG CCATGCAGTTTGGTCAGCTGCTGACCCACCTGGACACCACCCAGCAGATGATCAACAACTCTCTGAAGGACAATGGAACACTGCTCTCACAG GTGCAGACGACCATGAAGGAGAATCTCCTGTCGGTAGAAGAGAACTTTACTGCCCTGGACCAGAGGATGAAAAAGTTCAACAAATAA
- the LOC115135313 gene encoding dynactin subunit 2-like isoform X2, translated as MADPKYANLPGIASNEPDVYETSELPEDDQAQFESEELCSDSVERIVVNPNAAYDKFKDKRVSTKGIDFSDCISKNKRVGYESGEYEILAEGCGVKETPQQKYQRLVNEIQELSHEVETIQATTKDSSAEECLTPVVLAQQAAQLKQQLVSAHLDTLLGPQAYINLADPDRALAKRLLTQLEAARSSRRSIGEGKASAASKAPGGVVLYELHSRPEQEKFTDAAKMAELEKRLAELETAVGSGSDKQGPLSARVQGGSLMDTMELLQARVSALDSATLDQIEARLQSVLGKMNEIAKHKAAIEDADTQNKVSQLYDVVQKWDAMATSLPQVVQRLMAVKELHEEVSL; from the exons GCGTCCAACGAGCCAGATGTATATGAGACCAGCGAGCTGCCAGAAGATGACCAGGCACAGTTTGAGTCG GAAGAGCTGTGCAGTGACAGTGTGGAGAGGATCGTGGTCAACCCTAATGCAGCTTACGACAAGTTCAAGGACAAACGCGTCAGTACTAAAGGAATCG ACTTCTCAGACTGTATCAGTAAGAACAAAAGAGTGGGCTATGAGTCTGGAGAATATGAGATC TTGGCGGAGGGCTGTGGGGTGAAGGAAACCCCCCAGCAGAAGTACCAGCGGCTGGTCAATGAGATCCAGGAGCTCAGTCATGAGGTGGAAACCATCCAG GCGACCACAAAGGATAGCAGTGCAGAGGAGTGTCTGACCCCAGTAGTCCTAGCCCAGCAAGCTGCCCAGCTCAAACAGCAGCTGGTCTCTGCCCACCTGGACACTCTGCTGGGACCACAGGCATATATCAACCTAGCTGACCCAGACAGAGCACTGGCCAA GCGTCTGCTAACCCAGCTGGAGGCAGCGAGGAGCAGTAGGAGGAGTATAGGGGAGGGGAAGGCCTCAGCAGCATCTAAAGCTCCCGGTGGTGTGGTGCTCTATGAGCTGCACAGCAGGCCAGAGCAGGAGAAGTTCACAGACGCTGCCAAG ATGGCAGAGCTGGAGAAGCGGCTTGCAGAGCTGGAGACTGCTGTGGGCTCTGGATCAGACAAACAGGGTCCTCTGAGTGCTAGGGTGCAGGGAGGCAGTCTCATG GACACCATGGAGCTGTTGCAGGCGCGGGTCAGTGCTCTGGACTCAGCCACTCTGGACCAGATAGAGGCCAGACTGCAG AGTGTCCTGGGGAAGATGAATGAGATTGCAAAGCACAAGGCAGCCATCGAAGATGCTGATACACAAAACAAG GTGTCTCAGCTGTATGACGTGGTGCAGAAGTGGGACGCCATGGCAACCTCTCTGCCTCAGGTGGTGCAGAGGCTCATGGCTGTCAAAGAGTTGCATGAAGAAG TCTCTCTATAG